One segment of candidate division KSB1 bacterium DNA contains the following:
- a CDS encoding SDR family oxidoreductase, with translation MKIVIIGGSGRIGNRLVNKLGQHGHEVVAASRSSGVNTITGEGLAKALAGAQTVVDVSNSDSSDYTEVLKFFETSARNLLAAEAAAGVGHHVALSIAGLDRLLAGGYFRAKMAQENLIKASPIPYTIVRATQFFEFVGGIAQAATQEQTVRLPPAPMQPIASDDVADALADIAVGKPLNETIELAGPEPTCLDELVRRFLRANRDERKVTTDAQALYFGVKLNDQGLAPGANPRLGRTRFEDWLGRAVPLR, from the coding sequence ATGAAAATCGTGATCATCGGCGGCAGCGGCCGCATCGGAAATAGACTCGTGAACAAGCTTGGTCAGCATGGCCATGAGGTCGTGGCAGCGTCACGCTCCTCGGGCGTCAACACCATCACCGGCGAGGGACTGGCGAAAGCGCTTGCCGGCGCTCAGACCGTCGTTGACGTGAGCAACTCAGATTCGTCCGACTACACGGAAGTTTTGAAGTTCTTCGAGACCTCAGCTCGCAACCTCCTTGCTGCGGAAGCGGCGGCCGGCGTGGGACATCACGTTGCGCTGTCGATCGCCGGCCTCGATCGCCTTCTCGCCGGTGGTTACTTCCGCGCAAAGATGGCTCAGGAAAATCTGATCAAGGCTTCCCCGATTCCCTATACGATTGTCCGCGCTACTCAGTTCTTCGAGTTCGTGGGCGGCATCGCCCAAGCGGCTACGCAGGAACAAACTGTTCGATTGCCACCGGCCCCGATGCAGCCCATCGCGTCGGATGACGTCGCTGATGCCCTGGCCGATATAGCAGTCGGAAAACCGCTGAACGAAACGATCGAGCTCGCCGGTCCCGAACCGACATGTCTCGACGAACTGGTTCGACGATTCTTGCGCGCAAACCGAGACGAGCGGAAGGTGACCACAGACGCCCAGGCGCTCTACTTCGGCGTAAAGTTGAATGATCAAGGCCTCGCCCCCGGCGCAAACCCGCGCCTCGGCCGGACACGTTTCGAGGACTGGCTCGGCCGCGCCGTGCCTCTGAGGTAA